A genomic region of Mesorhizobium sp. NZP2077 contains the following coding sequences:
- a CDS encoding alanine racemase gives MQRFENAREAALALRPDDPIYCFRPQVLMADARQFMGMFPGKTAYAVKTNGEQIVLKALVEAGVTAFDVASPGEFAAVRAVSPDAEMLYMHPVKAQSDIKLALEKYGIRVISLDHEDEITKVTRVVRALDIDPGTISVFVRVQTKGHAAYELSKKFGAGPAYAVELAERLNRTGYKVGLCFHVGSQIEDPDTYERALASADWVRNRLTFDIAGLDVGGGFPAEYGHDPNRKQIEMPSLGQIMSRLSGDLKEYQFDQIPLVSEPGRVIVARCLSLIVRVLLRKGKRLYINDGIWASLSDSWTGKITLPARFIPDPAIRTRNGDEKNIVPFKVCGATCDSVDILSRPFWLPETVDTGDWIEIGHIGAYSLSLRTRFNGFYPDTFVEVTTPFDEGDAPQGFASLETMAD, from the coding sequence ATGCAGCGATTCGAGAATGCCCGCGAGGCGGCACTGGCGCTTCGCCCGGACGATCCAATCTATTGCTTCCGACCGCAGGTGCTGATGGCGGATGCCAGGCAGTTCATGGGCATGTTCCCCGGCAAGACCGCCTATGCGGTCAAGACCAATGGCGAGCAGATCGTGCTGAAGGCGCTTGTCGAGGCCGGCGTCACCGCCTTCGACGTCGCTTCGCCCGGCGAATTCGCCGCCGTGCGCGCCGTCTCGCCCGATGCCGAGATGCTCTACATGCACCCGGTCAAGGCGCAGTCGGATATCAAGCTGGCGCTGGAGAAATACGGCATCCGCGTCATCTCACTCGACCATGAGGATGAGATCACCAAGGTGACCCGGGTGGTGCGGGCGCTCGACATCGACCCGGGCACGATCAGCGTGTTTGTGCGGGTGCAGACCAAGGGTCACGCCGCCTACGAGCTGTCGAAGAAGTTCGGCGCCGGGCCAGCCTATGCCGTGGAACTCGCCGAGCGGCTGAACCGCACCGGCTACAAGGTGGGGCTTTGCTTCCATGTCGGCAGCCAGATCGAGGATCCCGACACCTATGAGCGGGCGCTGGCCTCGGCCGACTGGGTGCGCAACCGGTTGACCTTCGACATTGCCGGGCTCGATGTCGGCGGCGGTTTTCCGGCCGAATACGGCCATGATCCCAACCGCAAGCAGATCGAGATGCCGTCGCTCGGCCAGATCATGTCGCGGCTGTCCGGCGACCTGAAAGAATATCAGTTCGACCAGATCCCCTTGGTGTCCGAGCCGGGCAGGGTGATCGTGGCGCGCTGCCTGTCGCTGATCGTGCGCGTACTGCTGCGCAAGGGCAAGCGCCTCTACATCAATGACGGCATCTGGGCGTCATTGTCGGATTCGTGGACCGGCAAGATCACGCTGCCGGCCCGCTTCATTCCCGACCCGGCGATCCGGACCCGCAATGGCGACGAGAAGAACATCGTGCCGTTCAAGGTCTGCGGTGCGACCTGCGATTCCGTCGACATCCTGTCCAGGCCATTCTGGCTGCCGGAAACGGTGGACACCGGCGACTGGATCGAGATCGGCCATATCGGCGCCTATTCGCTGTCGCTGAGGACGCGCTTCAACGGCTTTTACCCCGACACATTCGTCGAGGTGACGACGCCGTTCGACGAGGGCGATGCGCCGCAGGGGTTTGCGAGTTTGGAGACGATGGCGGATTAG
- a CDS encoding lytic murein transglycosylase, with amino-acid sequence MRLRSQALAALFLCAAALPAMAQQCGGDFESWKQGVAAEAKAAGVGAVGLDALEDAKIDERALARDRAQGVFTQTFVEFSNRMISAYRLKQGAANMKKYADIFARADQQFGVQAPVITAFWALETDFGAVQGDFHTLSALVTLSHDCRRPQLFRQQLVPLLELIDRGVLPADVTGAWAGEIGQTQILPSDYLTHGVDGDGDGKIDLRKSVPDVIMTTANKVLSRGWKRDEPWIQEVRVPDEMPWDQTGRTNKLPLTQWAQWGVTNPDGSPLVDKGLKAGLALPMGRKGPAFLTYDNFDVYLEWNQSFTYALTAANLAARLAGAPPLDPRNPEPGLNNEQMKALQTKLEARGYDVGTVDGILGTNTREAIRKEQMRLGLPVDGWPTPELLGKL; translated from the coding sequence ATGCGACTGCGTTCCCAAGCCCTCGCGGCGCTATTCCTGTGCGCCGCGGCCTTGCCGGCGATGGCGCAGCAATGCGGCGGAGATTTCGAATCCTGGAAACAGGGCGTGGCGGCGGAAGCCAAGGCGGCCGGCGTCGGCGCCGTCGGACTCGACGCGCTGGAGGATGCCAAGATCGACGAGAGGGCGCTGGCGCGCGACCGCGCCCAGGGCGTCTTCACCCAGACCTTTGTCGAATTTTCCAACCGCATGATCTCGGCCTACCGGCTGAAGCAAGGTGCGGCGAACATGAAGAAATACGCCGATATCTTCGCCCGCGCCGACCAGCAGTTCGGCGTTCAGGCGCCGGTCATCACCGCCTTCTGGGCGCTGGAGACCGATTTCGGCGCCGTGCAGGGCGATTTCCACACGCTGAGCGCATTGGTGACGCTTTCGCATGATTGCCGGCGTCCGCAGTTGTTCCGACAGCAGCTGGTGCCGCTTCTGGAGCTGATCGATCGCGGCGTGCTGCCGGCCGATGTCACTGGTGCCTGGGCGGGCGAGATCGGCCAGACGCAGATCCTGCCTTCCGATTATCTGACACATGGCGTCGACGGTGACGGCGACGGCAAGATCGACCTGCGCAAAAGCGTGCCGGACGTGATCATGACCACCGCCAACAAGGTGCTGTCGCGGGGCTGGAAGCGCGACGAGCCCTGGATCCAGGAAGTGCGGGTGCCCGACGAGATGCCTTGGGACCAGACCGGGCGCACCAACAAATTGCCGCTGACGCAGTGGGCGCAGTGGGGCGTCACCAATCCCGACGGCTCGCCGCTGGTCGACAAGGGTCTCAAGGCCGGCCTGGCTCTGCCCATGGGCCGCAAGGGTCCGGCCTTCCTCACCTACGACAATTTCGACGTCTATCTCGAATGGAACCAGTCCTTCACCTACGCGCTGACCGCGGCCAACCTCGCCGCACGGCTCGCCGGCGCGCCGCCGCTTGATCCGCGCAACCCCGAGCCGGGCCTCAACAACGAGCAGATGAAGGCGCTGCAGACCAAGCTCGAAGCCCGGGGCTACGACGTCGGCACGGTCGACGGCATTCTCGGCACCAACACCCGCGAAGCCATCCGCAAGGAACAGATGCGGCTGGGATTGCCCGTGGACGGCTGGCCGACGCCGGAGCTGTTGGGGAAATTGTAG
- a CDS encoding GH25 family lysozyme, translating into MRRLAALFMMALLGACSTVDDLSPLSPSASSSPTVAVRAPRFEDSKPHEWDSGAPWNYAVHGTDVSKYQTSVDWPTAKASGISFAFIKATEGGDRFDEYFNEHWARTKANGVPRAAYHFFYFCTPAAQQARWFIQNVPVDRSAMPPVLDMEWNPNSPTCRLRPDAATVRAEMTTFLEIVERHYGKKPIIYTSVDFFDDNELATFRGYPYWLRSVAGHPREKYGSHPFTFWQYTGTGIVPGMTGKSDINVFNGSEAAWNKWLRQNTR; encoded by the coding sequence ATGCGCCGTCTTGCGGCTCTTTTCATGATGGCGCTGCTTGGCGCCTGCTCGACCGTGGACGATCTGTCGCCACTGTCGCCGTCCGCTTCCAGCAGCCCGACGGTCGCAGTGCGCGCGCCGCGCTTCGAGGATTCCAAACCGCATGAATGGGACAGCGGCGCGCCGTGGAACTATGCCGTCCACGGCACCGACGTCTCCAAGTACCAGACCTCGGTCGACTGGCCGACCGCCAAGGCCAGCGGCATCTCCTTCGCCTTCATCAAGGCGACCGAGGGCGGCGACCGCTTCGATGAATATTTCAACGAGCATTGGGCGCGCACGAAAGCCAACGGTGTTCCGCGGGCGGCCTATCATTTCTTCTATTTCTGCACCCCGGCCGCCCAGCAGGCGCGCTGGTTCATCCAGAATGTTCCCGTCGACCGCTCCGCCATGCCGCCGGTCCTCGACATGGAATGGAACCCGAACTCGCCGACCTGCAGGCTGCGTCCCGACGCCGCCACGGTGCGCGCGGAGATGACCACCTTCCTCGAGATCGTCGAGCGCCACTACGGCAAGAAGCCGATCATCTACACCTCGGTCGATTTCTTCGACGACAATGAGCTGGCGACCTTCCGCGGCTATCCCTACTGGCTGCGCTCCGTCGCCGGCCATCCGCGCGAGAAGTATGGCAGCCACCCCTTCACCTTCTGGCAGTACACCGGAACCGGTATTGTCCCCGGCATGACCGGCAAGTCCGACATCAACGTCTTCAACGGCAGCGAAGCTGCCTGGAATAAGTGGCTGCGGCAGAACACCCGTTGA
- a CDS encoding serine hydrolase, with protein sequence MRIVVKIVKWLLGLIVLAVAALFAWLYIAPPELIRVGSGYSAKIICSSVFIAGRDPNEVLAVDVQAPGHPLLRLMRVSVDKNRGTVSAGLLGFLGKSEAVSRDGLGCASVPDGDVGKARRTAIHAEPAATSQDTLWPEGERVDASQDPVIAKLLDDAALTGAGMRAVVVVKNGRVVAERYGDGFSAKTPLLGWSMTKTVNAAIIGTLVKDGKMAVDNKGLFAPWKADGRAAISLADMMAMSSGLEFNEDYGDVADVTRMLYLEPDMAGFAESKPLTGEVGKVFSYSSGTAVMLSRLWQDAIGDKAKALTWPRSALFEPLGMHSAVLETDEQGTFVGSSYLYATAHDWARFGQFLLQGGVWNGNQVLPAGFVDWMREPAPASKVYGKGQLWIEAPGDEENPGAGVAAGLPKDTYWMEGHDGQTVAIIPSEQLVIVRLGLTPAKLGYRPQTMVGALVKALH encoded by the coding sequence ATGCGGATCGTCGTCAAGATCGTCAAATGGCTGCTTGGCCTGATCGTGCTGGCGGTCGCCGCGCTGTTTGCCTGGCTTTACATCGCGCCGCCGGAATTGATCCGCGTCGGTTCCGGCTATTCGGCCAAGATCATCTGCTCGAGCGTCTTCATCGCGGGGCGCGACCCCAATGAGGTGCTTGCCGTCGACGTGCAGGCGCCCGGACACCCGCTGCTGCGGCTGATGCGGGTCTCGGTCGACAAGAACAGGGGGACGGTTTCGGCGGGCCTGCTGGGCTTCCTCGGCAAGAGCGAAGCGGTTTCCCGCGACGGGCTGGGCTGCGCCTCGGTTCCCGACGGCGATGTCGGCAAGGCGCGACGAACGGCGATCCATGCCGAACCCGCGGCAACCAGCCAGGACACGCTGTGGCCCGAGGGCGAGCGGGTCGACGCCTCGCAGGATCCGGTAATTGCAAAGCTGCTGGACGATGCGGCGCTGACTGGCGCCGGCATGCGTGCCGTGGTGGTGGTCAAGAACGGCCGGGTCGTCGCCGAACGTTACGGCGACGGCTTTTCGGCCAAGACGCCGCTGCTCGGCTGGTCGATGACCAAGACGGTGAACGCCGCCATCATCGGCACGCTGGTCAAGGACGGCAAGATGGCCGTCGACAACAAGGGCCTGTTCGCTCCCTGGAAGGCGGACGGGCGTGCCGCCATCAGCCTTGCCGACATGATGGCGATGTCGAGCGGGCTGGAGTTCAACGAGGACTATGGCGACGTCGCCGATGTCACGCGCATGCTCTATCTCGAGCCAGACATGGCGGGTTTTGCCGAATCAAAGCCGCTGACCGGCGAGGTCGGCAAGGTGTTTTCCTATTCGAGCGGCACGGCGGTGATGCTGTCGCGCCTCTGGCAGGACGCGATCGGCGACAAGGCCAAGGCGCTGACATGGCCACGCAGTGCGCTGTTCGAACCGCTCGGCATGCACAGCGCGGTGCTCGAGACAGACGAGCAGGGCACGTTCGTCGGCTCGTCCTATCTCTACGCCACCGCGCATGACTGGGCTCGCTTCGGCCAGTTCCTGCTGCAAGGCGGAGTGTGGAACGGCAACCAGGTCCTGCCTGCCGGTTTCGTCGACTGGATGCGCGAGCCGGCGCCGGCCTCGAAAGTCTATGGCAAGGGCCAGTTGTGGATCGAAGCGCCAGGCGATGAGGAAAATCCTGGCGCCGGCGTTGCCGCCGGCCTGCCCAAGGACACCTACTGGATGGAAGGACATGACGGTCAGACCGTCGCCATCATTCCGTCGGAGCAATTGGTGATTGTGCGGCTGGGGCTAACCCCGGCCAAGCTCGGTTATCGCCCGCAGACGATGGTGGGGGCGCTGGTGAAGGCGCTGCATTAG
- a CDS encoding class I SAM-dependent methyltransferase has protein sequence MSTTELPASHAELMDGVYRWQRHIYDLTRKYYLLGRDRLIDGLEVPAGGTVLELGCGTGRNIILAARRYPDARFFGLDISAEMLETASKAIDREGLSRYVTLARGDATDFDAAALYGIERFDRVFVSYSLSMIPGWEKTVSAALAALSPSGSLHIVDFGQQEGLPNWFRTLLRGWLRKFHVLPRESLREVLESESRRTGATFRFRTLYRGYAWLAVIGKSINAS, from the coding sequence ATGAGCACGACGGAGTTGCCGGCCAGCCACGCCGAACTGATGGACGGCGTCTACCGCTGGCAGCGCCACATCTACGACCTGACCCGCAAATACTATCTGCTCGGCCGCGACCGGCTCATCGATGGGCTGGAGGTGCCGGCCGGCGGCACCGTTCTGGAACTCGGCTGCGGCACCGGCCGCAACATCATCCTCGCCGCACGCCGCTATCCCGATGCCCGCTTCTTCGGCCTCGATATTTCGGCCGAGATGCTGGAGACGGCCAGCAAGGCGATCGACCGCGAAGGCCTGTCCAGATACGTCACGCTGGCAAGGGGCGACGCCACCGATTTCGACGCCGCCGCGCTTTATGGCATCGAGCGGTTCGACCGCGTCTTCGTCTCCTATTCGCTGTCGATGATCCCCGGTTGGGAAAAGACGGTGTCGGCGGCGTTGGCCGCGCTGTCCCCCAGCGGCTCGCTGCACATCGTCGATTTCGGCCAGCAGGAAGGCCTGCCCAACTGGTTCCGCACTCTGCTGCGCGGCTGGCTCAGAAAATTCCACGTCTTGCCGCGTGAATCGCTGCGCGAAGTTCTGGAATCAGAATCACGGCGAACCGGCGCAACCTTCCGTTTCCGCACGCTTTATCGCGGCTATGCTTGGCTGGCGGTGATTGGAAAGTCCATCAATGCGTCGTGA
- a CDS encoding DUF3419 family protein, which produces MTDVSSDLVFRRGKEVGKAVYQNRALSKAGISERLFAFLFSGLVYPQIWEDPDVDMEAMQLGQGHRVVTIASGGCNILAYLTRSPAQVDAVDLNAAHIALNRMKLEAVRRLPSQGDLFRFFGAADTSHNSEAYDRFIAPHLDPVSRHYWEHRSWRGRRRIGVFDRNFYQTGLLGLFIAMGHRTAKFFGVNPARMMEAKNIGEQRRFFNEELAPVFDNPLLKWATSRKASLFGLGIPPAQYDSLITSGDGTMASVLKARLEKLACDFPLQNNYFAWQAFARRYPEPGEAALPAYLEKRNYDTIRGNIDRVAIHHANLIEFLAGKDAGTVDRFILLDAQDWMTDDQLNALWSEISRTASAGARVIFRTAAEPSLLPGRVSTSLLDQWDYQDEASREFSARDRSAIYGGFHLYVKRPA; this is translated from the coding sequence ATGACAGACGTATCCTCGGATCTGGTTTTTCGCCGCGGCAAGGAAGTTGGAAAAGCCGTCTACCAGAACCGCGCGCTTTCGAAAGCCGGCATCTCCGAGCGGCTGTTCGCCTTCCTGTTTTCCGGGCTGGTCTACCCACAGATCTGGGAGGACCCCGATGTCGACATGGAGGCGATGCAGCTTGGCCAGGGTCACCGCGTCGTCACCATCGCCTCCGGCGGCTGCAACATCCTGGCTTACCTGACCCGCTCGCCGGCACAAGTCGACGCCGTCGACCTCAACGCCGCACACATCGCGCTGAACCGCATGAAGCTCGAGGCGGTGCGCCGCCTGCCGTCGCAGGGCGACCTGTTCCGCTTCTTCGGCGCCGCCGACACCAGTCACAATTCGGAAGCCTATGACCGGTTCATCGCGCCGCATCTCGATCCGGTCAGCCGCCATTATTGGGAACACCGCAGTTGGCGCGGCCGCCGGCGCATCGGTGTCTTCGACCGCAATTTCTACCAGACCGGCCTGCTCGGCCTGTTCATCGCCATGGGCCATCGCACGGCGAAGTTCTTCGGCGTCAACCCGGCGCGCATGATGGAGGCCAAAAACATCGGCGAACAGCGCCGCTTCTTCAACGAGGAACTGGCGCCGGTCTTCGACAACCCGCTGCTGAAATGGGCTACGTCGCGCAAGGCCTCCCTGTTCGGCCTCGGCATTCCGCCGGCGCAGTACGATTCGCTGATCACATCAGGCGACGGCACCATGGCCAGCGTGCTGAAGGCCCGGCTGGAAAAGCTCGCCTGCGATTTTCCCTTGCAAAACAATTACTTCGCCTGGCAAGCCTTTGCCCGCCGCTATCCCGAACCCGGCGAGGCCGCCCTGCCCGCCTATCTGGAAAAGCGGAACTACGACACTATCCGCGGCAATATCGACCGCGTCGCCATCCACCATGCCAATCTGATCGAGTTCCTCGCCGGCAAGGATGCCGGCACCGTCGATCGCTTCATCCTGCTCGATGCCCAGGACTGGATGACCGACGACCAGCTCAATGCGCTGTGGTCGGAAATCAGCCGCACCGCTTCGGCCGGCGCCCGCGTCATCTTCCGCACCGCCGCCGAGCCCAGCCTGCTGCCGGGCCGTGTCTCGACCTCGCTGCTTGACCAGTGGGACTATCAGGACGAGGCGTCGCGCGAATTCTCGGCCCGTGACCGCTCGGCCATCTATGGCGGCTTCCACCTCTATGTGAAGCGCCCCGCATGA
- a CDS encoding acyltransferase translates to MGNLTVELLHDGDSMKRSDVQADSNIEAPKVWGPVKMPSPDGYRRDIDGLRSIAVILVLAFHAFPALVPGGFIGVDIFFVISGYLITSIVVRDTFTYKRFYANRVRRIFPALVLVLACVFALGWILFDLEEMTRLSKSILASSLFVPNFQFWREVGYFDAASETKPLLHLWSLGVEEQFYVV, encoded by the coding sequence ATGGGGAATCTCACAGTCGAGTTGTTGCACGACGGCGATTCCATGAAGCGCTCCGACGTTCAGGCAGACAGCAATATCGAGGCCCCGAAAGTGTGGGGACCGGTGAAGATGCCATCCCCTGACGGCTATAGACGCGACATAGATGGGTTGCGTTCCATCGCTGTCATCTTGGTCTTGGCGTTTCACGCTTTCCCGGCTCTTGTTCCGGGCGGATTTATCGGCGTTGATATATTTTTCGTGATCTCTGGTTACCTTATCACTTCGATCGTCGTCAGGGACACGTTCACATACAAGCGTTTCTACGCGAACCGCGTCCGCCGCATATTCCCGGCGCTTGTCTTGGTGCTGGCGTGTGTTTTTGCTCTGGGGTGGATACTATTCGACCTTGAGGAGATGACCAGATTAAGCAAGTCGATTTTAGCCTCGTCGCTCTTCGTTCCAAATTTTCAGTTCTGGCGCGAAGTTGGATATTTCGATGCGGCATCCGAAACAAAGCCGCTGCTACATCTTTGGTCTCTAGGGGTTGAAGAGCAATTCTACGTTGTCTGA
- a CDS encoding acyltransferase family protein, with protein MGAFARGIVATLSFRGHGRDAASYRTDFFGVVAILAISAAAFFLGPKSFLPNIVAALGVAALIWASSGLVNHMLGSRLLVAIGLISYPLYLWHWPLLVFARAYDGGPLSTPQTFACLGASFGLAAATYWLVERPIRFGTWKRWSLGPLVGATALLGALGLAGASTQGFPLRFPLEIRDILAYGHYEHAKDGRAMECWIRNDDPFTAFAPKCALKPSVGGQRRLLVWGDSHAARLYAGMRAALPRDIDIAQFTKDSCPPLLNLSGPCGESNRSVLDEIRRSNPDTVILFAVWGLYGNWGNGAALEHDLAETIAGIKASLPAKIVVVGPAPVWSDALPKLVYLSWRDSGKALPDRLSHGFKTDIFENSAEMADIAKAAGASYVSLAALFCNDAGCLTHVPADRSRLTSWDYGHLTTDGAAMVTTYMVGQQLLP; from the coding sequence TTGGGAGCTTTCGCTAGGGGAATTGTCGCGACCCTAAGTTTCAGGGGGCATGGCCGTGACGCGGCATCTTATCGAACAGATTTTTTCGGCGTCGTCGCGATCCTGGCGATATCGGCAGCGGCGTTTTTTCTAGGCCCGAAGTCCTTCCTGCCGAACATAGTTGCTGCTCTGGGCGTAGCAGCGCTGATCTGGGCTTCGTCCGGATTGGTGAACCATATGCTTGGGAGCAGGCTGCTGGTCGCTATCGGATTGATCAGCTATCCCCTGTATCTTTGGCACTGGCCGCTCCTCGTCTTCGCAAGAGCATACGATGGCGGCCCGCTTTCAACCCCGCAAACATTTGCCTGCTTGGGGGCAAGTTTTGGTCTGGCGGCGGCGACGTATTGGCTTGTCGAAAGACCCATTAGGTTTGGAACGTGGAAGCGATGGAGCCTTGGACCTCTGGTGGGCGCCACCGCGCTCTTAGGGGCATTGGGGCTTGCCGGCGCGTCTACGCAGGGGTTTCCTCTGAGATTTCCACTAGAAATTCGCGATATTCTCGCCTACGGCCACTATGAGCATGCCAAAGATGGGCGTGCCATGGAGTGCTGGATAAGAAACGACGATCCATTCACGGCTTTTGCCCCGAAGTGCGCCCTCAAACCGTCGGTCGGCGGACAGAGACGGTTGCTTGTGTGGGGCGACTCCCATGCCGCTCGGCTTTATGCTGGTATGAGAGCCGCGCTACCGCGTGACATCGATATCGCACAATTTACCAAAGACAGTTGTCCACCTCTGCTTAACCTAAGTGGACCATGCGGAGAAAGTAACCGTTCTGTTCTCGACGAAATCCGACGCAGTAACCCCGATACAGTCATATTGTTTGCAGTGTGGGGTTTGTACGGGAATTGGGGAAATGGTGCCGCCCTCGAACATGATCTCGCGGAAACAATTGCTGGGATAAAAGCATCTTTGCCCGCGAAGATAGTGGTCGTAGGGCCCGCGCCCGTATGGTCCGATGCCTTGCCTAAACTGGTATATTTGTCGTGGCGAGATTCCGGCAAAGCGTTGCCCGACCGACTGAGCCATGGGTTCAAGACAGACATCTTTGAAAATAGCGCCGAGATGGCTGACATCGCCAAAGCGGCTGGGGCCTCTTATGTTTCGTTGGCTGCTCTCTTTTGCAACGATGCCGGCTGTTTGACGCATGTCCCGGCAGATCGTAGCAGACTCACATCGTGGGATTACGGCCACCTCACGACTGATGGGGCGGCCATGGTGACCACATACATGGTTGGACAACAGCTATTACCCTGA